The following nucleotide sequence is from Mycobacterium sp. Z3061.
TGGCGTCGGCAGCTCCGGCAGCAACGGCGGTATCGGTGGCAGTTCGGTATCCGGCGTCGGCGGACACGGTGGCAACGGCGCCGACGGTGGCGTCGGTGGTGGTGGCGGCGGCGGCGGCACCGCCAGCCCTTCCAGTGTGACGGTCAACGGCGCCCGGGGTGGCGACGGTGCAACCGGCGGTGACGGCGGCTCGGGCGGCGCCGGCGGTAGCGGGGCCATCGGTGGTGCCGGCGGCACTGGCGGCGTGGGTGCGGCCGGCGGTGACGGCGGCGTCGGCGGCGGCAATGACAACGCCAAGAACGAAACGGGAGTCGGCGGAACCGGTGGAACCGGTGGAACCGGCGGCGATGGCGGCTCTGGCGGTTCGGGCGGTGCCGGCGGCAGCGGCATCACCGGCGGCGGTGCAGGTGGCGCCGGTGGATCGGGTGCCGGCGCCGGCGCCGGAGGCAACGGCGGCGTCGGCGGTCGAGAGGGAACCGGCACCACCGGCGCTCGCGGCGGTGACGGCGGACTCGGCGGCAGTGCGGGCGAATCCGGCAACGGCGGTATGGGAGGTCGCGGCGGCGACGCCACCAACGGCCCCGCCGGCAACGGCGGAAACGGCGGTGCCGGCGCCACGGGCGGTGCGCGCGGCGTGGGGGTGCCCCGAACGACGGCGGAAACACCGGCGCCGCAGGCAGCGCCAGCGCTGGTGGATATGGCGGGGCCGGCGGCGCCGGCGGCAACGGCGCGGCTGCGGCCGGCCCATCCGGCAACGGTGGTGAGGGCGGTGCTGGTGGCACCGGCGGTGCCGGCGGCGCCAACGGCGGCAGTGGCGGTAACGGCGGTGCCGGCGGTTCGTACGGCAACGGCGGTGACGGCGGAGAGGGTGGGATCGGCTCGGCCGGCGGCGGCGGACCCCACGGCGTCGACGGATTCGGCTATGCCGGCCTCGCCGGAGCGAACGGCGGCACCGGCGGTGCCGGCGGCGCAGGTGGCAATGGCGGGTCGATCTCCGGCAACGGCGGCGTCGGTGGGGCCGGCGGTGACGGCGGCAACGGTGGCAATGGCGGCGGCGGCGGCAACGGCGCCAGCAACTTCGACGGCGGCATCATCCGGTCGGGCGGCGCTGGGGGTAGCGGCGGCAACGCAGGCAACGGCGGTGCTGGCGGGTCCGGTGGAACGGCCCTCGGCTCCGGTGTCGGCGGAGCCGGTGGCATCGGGGGCGATGCGGGCAATGGCGGCTCCGGTGGCGCCGGCGGGGCCGGCGGTTCGATCCCGGACAGCAAGAACGCCGGCAACGGCGGCAACGCCGGTACCGGCGGGGTAGGCGGCAGCGGCGGCCGTGGCGGCGACTCCGCCACGGGACACGCCGGTGACGGTGGCAACGCCGGCGACGGAGGCAACGGCGGCTCCGCGGGCATTGGCGGCGTCGGCAGTCCGCAGTACCAGGGTGCCGACGGCACAACGGGCACCTCGGGCGCCGGCGGCAAAGGCGGCGCTGGTGGGGCCGGCGGCAGCGGCGCCGCGGCGACCGGCCCGTCCGGCAACGGCGGCAATGGGGGTGACGGCGGCAACGGCGGCTCGGGCGCCACGGCGTCCAGCAACGGCGCCGACGGAGGGGAAGGCGGTGCCGGGGGGAGCGTCGGCAACGGTGGCAACGGTGGGGCCGGCGGCAATGGCGGAGCCGGGATCGGCGGTGTACCGGGCCGCGACGGAACGGGTTCCATTGGCCTGGCCGGCTCGGTCGGCGGCAACGGTGGCGCCGGCGGGGCCGGCGGCAACGGCGGCTCGATCTCCGGCGACGGCGGAGCTGGTGGGGCCGGCGGCGACGGCGGCAACGGCGCGACCGGCGGCCGCGGCGGCAACGGCGCAGGCGGATCGTTCCTGCTACCAGGCGGCAACGCCGGCGCCGGCGGCGCCGGGTCTGATGGCGGCAACGGCGGCATCGGCGGCGCCGGCGGAACGGCCCTGGGCTCGGGCAACGGCGGTTGGGGCGGGTTTGGCGGCGCCGCAGGCCGCGGCGGCAATGGCGGTGAGGGCGGGATCGGCGGCAGCGGCGATCCGTTCGGAGCCATCGGCGCCGGTGCCGGCGGTGCCGGCGGTGCCGGCGGCAAGGGCGGCGTCAGCGGCGGTGGCGGCGCCGGCGGTGCGGCCGACGGTTCGGGCATCGGCGGCGATGGTGGCTTCGCCGGCTACAGCGGTGCCGGCGGCACCGGAGGCAATGCCGGGCCCGGCGGTAGCGGGATCGGTGGCAACGGATATCCCGGCGGGACCGGCGGCACGGGCGGCAAGGGCGGCGCCGGCGGCGCCGGGGCCACCGGAGGCGCCGGTGGCAGCTCCGCCTCCGGACCTGGCGGTAACGGCGGTGGCGGCGGCGTGGCCGGGGCTGGCGGTGCCGGCGGCACGGGCGGCAACGGCGGAGACAGCAATCCGGGCTTCAGTGACGGTGGTGCCGGCGGCAACGGAGGCAACGGTGGTGCCGGCGGAACGCCGGGCGTCGGCGGGGCACGCGGAAGTGGGGACCCCGTCGGCGTTCCCGGGAACCCGGGCGTACTCGGCTTCGGTGGCTTGGGCGGCGATGGCGGCACCGGGGGCAGCGGCAACCACCAGGGAACCGGCGGCAGCGACGGCACTCGCGGCCCTGACGGCGTGTGATTCACCTAAGTAGCGGGTGATTTGCGTGTACCTGGGCCGTCAACCCGGCGAACTGCGGATTTAACAGTCCGAAGCGCCGCTCAAATCCCAGCTTCCAGCAAAAAACCCCTTACCCTGACACGAGTGACCAGTTCGAATGATTCGCATTGGCAGCGGCCGGACCTCGCCCCAGGTGCGACGGCGGTGCCAACCTCCAGCCGTCCCGCCTCGGCAAGCCTGGTCGACCCCGAAGACGACCTGACACCCGCCGGCTATTCGGGCAACTTCGCCAACACCGGCACCACGACGATCATCCCGCCGTACGAACCTCAGACCGGCGGCTCGTCTTACAACCTGTTGGACGCGCAGGAGCCGTTGCCGTACGTGCAGCCGCAACCGGCCAGCCGGCACATCCCGGCCGCTCCGGCCGCCATCGACATCGACGAGGAAGAGGAGCGCCAGCGCGCCGCCGGCCGGCGCGGCACCCAGAATTTCGGCCTGCTGGTGCTGCGCGTCGGACTGGGCGCGGTGCTGATCGCGCACGGGCTGCAGAAGCTGTTCGGCTGGTGGGGCGGATCCGGCCTGCACGGATTCCGGAACTCGCTGCACGACATCGGGTTCCAGCACGCCGACGTCCTGGCCTACGTCAGCGCGGGCGGCGAGATCGTCGCTGGGGTGCTGCTGGTGCTGGGACTGTTCACCCCGATCGCAGCCGCGGGTGCGCTGGCGTTCCTGCTCAACGGTCTGCTCGCATCCGCCTCGGCGCGACCGCGCACCAACACCTTCACCTACTTCCTGCCGGACGGGCACGAATACCAGATCAGCCTGATCGTCATGGCCGTTGCGGTGATCTTGTCCGGTCCGGGGCGTTACGGCCTCGACGCGGGCCGCGGCTGGGCCCACCGGCCTTTCATCGGGTCGTTCGTGGCGCTGCTGGCCGGCATCGCCGCCGGGATCGCCGTGTGGGTGCTGCTGAACGGTGTGAATCCGCTGGCCTGACGCCCGCGCTTTTCCCACCTGTGCAGCGCGGATGAATTAGCGTGGAGGCGGCCCGTTCACGTGCTGCGCAGATCGGCGCGGTGTTGCATGACCCGATGGGGGGACACCGGTGAGCACACCTCGTGATTACAACCAGCCTTCCTGGCCGCAGCAGCCGCAGCGAGGGCCCGCTCCGGGGCCGTCGGCCGGAACCCCCTGGTACCAGCAGCCGGTGGCTCGTCCGCCGTATCCACCGGCCGGCCAGCACGGTCGACCCGGCCAGTACGGCCCGCCCGGCCAGTACGGTCCGCCCGGTCAGTACGGTCCGCCCGGTCAGTACGGACAGCCGCCACACTGGGGCCAGCCCGGTCCCGCACCCTCGGCTGACACGCCAAACGCCAAGAGCTCCAAGGGCTCCAAGAGCAAACCCTTTCTCATCGCCGGTGCAGTCGCTGCGGTGCTGATCGTCGGGGTGGTTGTGGCGCTGTTGGTGTCATCGGGCCTGAACCGGGACAGCAAGAAGGTCGCCGTGGCCGGAGTCCAGACCCAGGTCGAGCAGACCCTGGTGGACCGGATCACCGGCTACAGCTCCGGTGACATCTCCGACGTCAGGTGCAACGACGGTCGAGACCCGACGGTGAAGAAGGGCGGGAGTTTCACCTGTGACGTCACCGTGCGAGGTCAACGACGTCAGCTGAAGGTGACTTTTCAGGACGACAGCGGGACCTACTGGGTGGGCCTGCCCCAGCTCGAGGGTGGCAAATGAGGGCCTTCGTCCGGACCGTCGTCATATCGTGCGGCGCCATGCTGGTGCTGGCCGGCTGCGGCGGCGGAACAACGAGCATGGTGAGCGGGCGGGCGGTGTCCGGTCTCTACGACCCTGCCGCTGCCGGCGGCCTGCCGGTCAGCGAGGGCCCGAGTGGGCCGCGCAGCGATGCGCCGAAGCCGACCGGCACGGTGAAGAACACCGACAACGGCGAAATCGACCACCTGGCGATGCTCGCGCTCAATGACATCGAAGAATTCTGGCAGAACAACTGGCCGGTTGCGGCCAAGAAGCCGTTCAAGGCCGTCGGCACGGTGGTGTCCTACGATTCCACCGACCCGTCGAGCCCGATAGTGTGCCGCTCCAAGACCTACAAGGTCATCAACGCCGCCTATGCGTTCAACTGCAATCTCGTGCTGTGGGATCGGGGGCAACTGTTTCCCGCGGCCAAGAAGTACTTCGGCGATATGGCGGTGGTGGGAATTCTTGCCCACGAATTCGGGCACGCGCTGCAATTCAACGGGGGATTGGTCAACATCAGGACCACCCCGACTCTGGTCGAGGAGCAGCAGGCGGATTGTTTCGCGGGTGTCTATATCCGGTGGGTTGCCGAGGGCCACTCGTCACGGTTCACGGTGAACACCGGCGATGCGCTGAGCCATTTGATCGCCGGAATGCTCAAGACTTCGGACCCGATCATGTCGGAGGCTGACTTCGAGCAGAGTGAAGACGATGCGCACGGGACCGGGCTCGACCGGGTCAGCGCATTCCAGATGGGATTCGACAGCGGGTCCGCCACCTGCGCAAAAATAGACATGAATGAGATCAAACAACGACGCGGCGACGAGCCGTTGGCGTTGCAGACCGACACCTCAGGTGAAACCGACGCCGGAGAAGTGGCCATCGACAATGGCAGTGTGACCACGCTGATCGACATTCTGAATGCGGTCTTCACCCCGAAATCGCCGCCCACATTGTCGTTCAGCACCGCGACGTGTTCGGATGCCCAGGCGACCCAGGGCGCCTCGTACTGCCCGGCAACCAACACCATCACCGCTGATTTGCCCGCTCTGCAGCAAATCGGTAAGCCCGGCGGCCGGAAAGGGATGACCGACCCGCAGATGTTGCAGGGCGACAACACCGCGATGTCCATCGTCACCTCCCGATATGTGCTGGCTATTCAGCACGAACGGGGGCTGCCCCTGGACACTCCCGTGAGCGCGGTGCGCACGGCGTGCCTGACCGGCGCCGCCCAGCGCAACATGGCTCAGCCGGTCAGCATCGCCTCCGGCAAGCAACTCGTGTTGACCGCCGGCGACCTGGATAAGGCGATCATCGGACTGCTGGTGAACGGCGTGGCTGCCAGTGACGTCAACGGTGCGAACATGCCGGCCGGCTTCACCCGCGTTCTCGCCTTCCGGGGCGGCGTTCTCAACAACATCGACGAGTGCTTCGACAGGATCGCCTGAGCCGGCGGTTTCAGCGGTAGGGGTTGGGCACCCGGCCCGCGCTGGCCTCGGTCAGCTGCGGGAGGGTCGCGAAGGTGACGGCCGGTAAGCGCAGCTCCGAGCCGTTCTTCAGGTGCGCGCGCGCCCAGTTGCCCCGGTGGAACCGCAATCCGTCGATGTCCTCCCAGGCCACGGACTGGCTGCCCAACAGCGTGCGCGCGGTCACGCCGCGGTCGTCGGCGACCGTGCGGAACCGGATGATCAACGCGGACAACAACACCGGAATCACCAATATCGGGGCGGTGAAGGGGAAGGCCGTCACCGGCACCAGCAGGCAGAGGGTCAAAAACCCGACGGCGATATGCGCCATCGGTGAGAGCTTGATGACGACGGGCGACTCGGTAACCACCCTCGCATCATTGCACCGCCTGCATCTCGGGTCGCTTTCGAGCGTGCCGACATGGCCTCGGGCGTGCAACGGTGGCGGCTATCCGGCTTGTTTCCAGCCCACGATGCACACGCGATGCCGGCATCGCACACTCGATCCCGGGTGCCCGGATTTGACGGTTGAGCAGTGCGAAGGCTACCGTCGGACGCTATGGAGTTCGGAATGCTCGTAGTAATTAGTCGGCGCGTTGGTGCCTGACTAGCTCTATCGAGCACCAACGCGACCCTCGTACAGCAGCTGAGCTGACGGGGGTTTTTTAATGCCCCGAGACGCCACACACGAAAAAACCGAAGAGGAAACAGTGAGCGCACCCACCAAGCCAGCGGCACCGGCCGCGACTCCCGCTTCTCAAGAGGCGGCCGAGATCGCCTCGGACGCCGGGAAAGCCACCGCGAAGCCGGCCACTGGCCAGCCGAAACGTATTGCGCCGCACCAACTTACCGGTGCACAGGCGGTCATCCGGTCGCTGGAGGCACTGGACGTCGACGTCATCTTCGGCATCCCGGGTGGCGCGGTATTGCCGGTGTACGACCCGCTGTTCGACTCCCAGCAGCTGCGTCACGTCCTGGTGCGTCACGAGCAGGGCGCCGGCCACGCCGCCAGCGGCTACGCCCACGCCACCGGCCGGGTCGGCGTGTGCATGGCGACGTCGGGTCCCGGGGCCACCAACCTGGTCACCCCGCTGGCCGACGCGCAGATGGACTCCATCCCCGTCGTCGCCATCACCGGTCAGGTCGGCCGGCAGCTGATCGGGACCGACGCCTTCCAGGAAGCCGACATCTCCGGCATCACGATGCCGATCACCAAGCACAACTTCCTGGTCCGCACCGGTGACGAGATCCCCCGGGTGATCGCCGAGGCCTTCCACATCGCGGCATCCGGACGGCCCGGCGCGGTTCTCGTCGACATCCCCAAGGATGTGCTGCAGGGCCAGTGCACGTTCAGCTGGCCGCCGCGCATGGAACTGCCCGGCTACAAGCCGAACACCAAACCGCACAGCCGCCAGATCCGCGAGGCAGCCAAGCTGATCGCCGCCGCGAAGAAGCCGGTGCTCTACGTCGGCGGTGGCATCATCCGCGGCGAGGCGACCCAGGAGCTCCTGCACCTGGCCGAACTCACCGGCATCCCGGTGGTGACGACGCTGATGGCGCGCGGTGCTTTCCCAGACAGCCACCGGTTGAACATGGGCATGCCCGGCATGCACGGCACCGTGGGTGCGGTGGCGGCGCTGCAGCGCAGCGACCTGCTGATCGCGCTGGGCACCCGCTTCGATGACCGGGTGACCGGCAAGCTCGAATCGTTCGCTCCGGAAGCCAAGGTCATCCACGCCGACATCGACCCCGCCGAGATCGGCAAGAACCGGCACGCCGACGTGCCGATCGTCGGTGACGTCAAGAACGTGATCACCGAACTGATCGAGATGCTGCGGCACTATGACACTCCCGGCAACCTCGACATCACGGACTGGTGGGAGTACCTGGAGGGCGTCCGCAAGACGTACCCGCTGAGCTACGACCCGCAGAGCGACGGCAGCCTGGGCCCGGAATTCGTGATCGAGAAGCTGGGCCAGATCGCGGGTCCGGACGCCATCTACGTGGCCGGCGTCGGCCAGCACCAGATGTGGGCGGCGCAGTTCATCAAGTACGAAAAGCCGCGCACCTGGCTGAATTCCGGCGGTTTGGGCACCATGGGCTTCGCCATCCCGGCGGCTATGGGAGCCAAGATCGCGCTGCCGGACACCGAGGTGTGGGCGATCGACGGCGACGGCTGCTTCCAGATGACCAACCAGGAGCTGGCCACCTGCGCCATCGAAGGCATCCCGATCAAGGTGGCGCTGATCAACAACGGCAACCTGGGCATGGTGCGGCAGTGGCAGACCCTCTTCTACGAAGAGCGGTACTCGCAGACCGACCTGGCCACCCACTCGCACCGCATCCCGGATTTCGTGAAGCTGGCCGAGGCGCTCGGTTGCGTCGGAATGCGTTGCGAGCGTGAGGAAGACGTCGAAGAGATGATCAACCGAGCGCGCGAGATCAACGACCGCCCGGTGGTGATCGACTTCATCGTCGGCGCCGACGCGCAGGTCTGGCCGATGGTCGCCGCCGGCACCAGCAACGACGAGATCCAGCACGCGCGCGGCATCCGTCCCCTGTTCGACGACATCACCGAAGGGCACGCCTGATGGCCAACGGATCGCCTAAGACGCACACACTTTCGGTCCTGGTCGAGGACAAGCCCGGTGTGCTCGCCCGCGTGGCGGCCCTGTTCTCGCGGCGCGGGTTCAACATCGAGTCACTAGCTGTCGGGGCCACCGAGCAGAAGGACATGTCGCGGATGACCATCGTGGTCTCCGCTGAGGCGACCCCGCTCGAACAGATCACCAAGCAGCTCAACAAGCTGATCAACGTGATCAAGATCGTCGAGCAGGACGTCGACAACTCGGTGGACCGGGAACTGGCGCTGATCAAGGTGCGCGCCGACGCCGGCACCCGCAGCCAGGTTATCGAAGCCGTGAACCTGTTCCGCGCCAACGTGATCGACGTGTCGCCGGAGTCGCTGACCGTGGAGGCCACCGGCAACCGCGGCAAGCTGGAGGCGCTGTTGCGGGTATTGGAGCCGTTCGGTATCCGCGAGATCGTGCAGTCGGGTGTGGTGTCGATGGCCCGCGGGCCGCGCGGCATCGGCACCGCCAAGTAAGTTCTAGCTGTTTAACAAGAAGGAGTAATACCCGTGCCGCAGGCATTAGAGATGTTCTACGACGACGACGCAGATCTGTCGATCATCCAGGGCCGCAAGGTCGGCGTGATCGGTTACGGCAGCCAGGGCCACGCGCACTCGCTGAGCCTGCGTGACTCCGGCGTCGAGGTGAAAGTCGGGCTGAAAGAGGGCTCGAAGTCGCGCGCCAAGGTCGAGGAGCAGGGCCTTGAGGTCGACACCCCGGCCGAGGTGGCCAAGTGGGCCGACGTCATCATGCTGCTGGCTCCGGACACGGCGCAGGCCGAGATCTTCACCAACGACATCGAGCCCAACCTGAAGGCCGGCGACGCCCTGTTTTTCGGGCACGGGCTCAACATCCACTTCGGCCTGATCAAGCCGCCGGCCGACGTCACCGTCGCGATGGTCGCTCCCAAGGGTCCCGGCCACCTGGTGCGCCGTCAGTTCGTCGACGGCAAGGGTGTGCCGGCGCTGATCGCAGTCGAGCAGGACCCGACGGGCAACGGCCAGGCGCTGGCGTTGTCCTACGCCAAGGCCATCGGCGGCACCCGCGCCGGCGTCATCAAGACCACGTTCAAGGACGAGACCGAGACCGACCTGTTCGGTGAGCAGGCCGTGTTGTGCGGTGGCACTGAGGAATTGGTGAAGACCGGCTTCGACGTCATGGTCGAGGCGGGTTACCCGCCGGAGATGGCGTACTTCGAGGTACTGCACGAGCTCAAGCTGATCGTCGACCTGATGTACGAGGGCGGCATCGCCCGGATGAACTACTCGGTGTCCGACACCGCGGAGTTCGGCGGCTACCTTTCGGGTCCGCGCGTCATCGACGCCGGCACCAAGGAGCGGATGCGGGAAATCCTGCGCGACATCCAGAACGGCGACTTCGTCAAGAAGTTGGTGGCCAACGTCGAGGGCGGCAACAAGCAGCTCGAGCAGTTACGCAAGGAGAACGCCGAGCACCCCATCGAGGTCACGGGCAAGAAGCTGCGCGACCTGATGAGCTGGGTCGACCGGCCGATCACCGAGACGGCCTGATAGGCCGAGCAGACGCAGAAGCCCCTTGGAACCGCCCGCGTTCCAAGGGGCTTCTGCGTTGCGGCCGGCCTCGTCCAGATTGAAACCTGGCACACGTCCCGCGGCGTGTCGTGTGCGCAGGTTCAGTGTCGCGGCGGGCTCAGGCGCTGAGCCGGTCGGCAGTCTGAACCACCCGGCGCGCCAGGTGATCGAGGGCGTCACCCGTGGCCGAGTCGAACTCGTTGATGTTGTCGTGCGTCGAAACCAGGCTCGCCCCATAGGGATTGCCGTCGACGAACTTCGACGGGTCGGTGTATCCGGGCGGCACGATGATGCCGCCGAAGTGCATGAGCGTGACATACAGCGTCAGCAGCGTGGTCTCCTGACCGCCGTGCAGGGTGTTGGACGAAGTGAACCCCGCATACACCTTGTCGGCGAGCTTTCCCGCGGCCCACAGTCCGCCCAGACCGTCCAGAAAATCACGCAACTGCGAGGCGACCGAACCGAAGCGGGTGGGGGAGCCGAAGATCACCGCATCCGCCCACTCGATGTCCTCACCGGTGGCGGCCGGAAGGTCCTTGGTCGCTTCGTAATTCGCCGTCCAGGCCGGGTTGTGCGCGAACGACGCCGGGTCGCGGGTTTCGGCGACGTGGCGGACCCGGACTTCGGCGCCCGCGGCTTCGGCCGCCGCGGCGACACGTTGCGCCATGGAGGTGCCGTGACCGGTGGCGGAGTAGTAGATGATCGCGAGTTTCGTCATGGGCTCAGCTTAGGCAGCTCTCTGATGCCGAATTCCCGCCGCAACGCCGTGCGCGCGGCGTAATAGCCGCCCATGCCGTGCACCCCGGCGCCGGGCGGGGTGGCCGCCGAACACAGGTAGGCCTTGGGTATGGGTGTGCTCCAGGGATTCAGTCGCGGCGTGGGGCCCAACGTCGCGCGTAGCACCGAGGCCCCGCCCACGGCGATGTCACCTCCGACGTAGTTGGCGTTGTGCTCGGCCATCCGTGCGGCGGGCACACTGCGCACCGCCACCACGATGTCGCGGAACCCGGGCGCGAACCGCTCGACGACGGCGGTAACGGCCTCGGTCGCGTCGACGGTCGATCCGGCCGGCACATGCGCGTACGTCCAGAACGGGCGGTGACCGTCGGCGTCGATCCGGCCGGGATCGGCAAGGTGCGGCAAGGACGCCAGCACCATCGGCAATTGCGCGTGGCGTCCCGCGGCGATGTCGGCCTCGGCCCGCGCCATCTCCTGGCGGGTCCCCCCGAGATGCAGGGTCGGCGCCTGCTTGAGTCGCGGGTCCGCCCACGGGATCTCGTCGCTGAGGACGAAATCGACCTTGGCCGCTCCCGATCCGAATCGATAGTGCTGCAACGCTTTTGCGTAACCACCGGGAATCGTGTCGCGGTACACGCGCAGCAGTGTCGTCGGGGAGGTGTCGAAAATGGCGACACCTTCGGGCGGGGAATCGACCTCTACACCCGACGTCAGTTCACCGCCATGCGCACGCAGATCGGCGATCAGGGCGTCCGAGATCCGCTGGGTGCCGCCCACCGGTATCGGCCAGCCGACGGAATGGGCGAGTGTGGAGAGCATGAGCCCCGCACCCGCGGAGGCCAGCGAAGGTAACGGTGTAATCGCATGGGCGGCAACGCCGGTGAATAAAGCCCGGGCATCATCGCCGCGCAGCGCGGACCACGCCGGGGTGCCCTGGGTCAGCATGCGCAGCCCGAGGCGAACGACGGGCACCAATGATGTGGGCACCGAACGTTTGTCCCCTAGTAGAAACGCGACCACCGCATCGGAGTTCGACACCAGCGGGCCGAGGAAGCGCCGCCATGCCGCACCGTCATCCAACTCGGCGCAGGTCCGCTCCAGGTCGCGATACGCGATCGCCGCCGGCCGGCCCGGCAGTGGGTTGGCATAGGAAATCTCCGGGACCGCCAAAACGACTCCGCGCGCGGACAGATCGAACTCGGCGAAGAACGGCGACGCATAGCCCAGTGGGTGCACCGCCGAGCAGATGTCGTGCAGGACTTCGGGGAATTCGACGTCGGCCGCGCTGCGCGCACCCCCGCCGAAGGTGGGCTGTGCTTCGAGTACCTGCACTTTCAATCCCGCGCGGGCACAGATGACGGCCGCGGCGAGCCCATTGGGCCCGCTGCCGACGACGGTGACGTCCATCTGTGAATTACAGCCCACGACGTCGTCGAAGGGAATTCCGCTACCGGTTCAGGGCGGACGTGATGCACAACACCTGGTCGAGGCTGGCGGTCGCGAGCCCGGCCGCCGCAGCCCGCCACCCCAGTTCGGCGAGCGGATCGGGGTCATCGGCACGGAAACCCCCGACGCGATCGAGTCGGGCCGTGTCGAACATCGCCGGGCCGTACGCCGCTTGCTCCCCGAGCACATAGCGTCCGGCACCGGGTGTGCGGGACACCATCTCGTCGGCCGCGCTCATACCGATCAGCCGGTCCGCATCGGTGAAGTTGACCGCCACCTGGTACACGTTCTCCTCGGCCTCGAACACGCTCGTCAGGCGGGTGATTAAGCGCTCCCGGGCGTAGAACTGCCCACCGTGCCCCAGGTGCAGCCAGAACCGTCCGTAGATCTGGTCTCGGATCTGCGACAGGAGGGCTCCCGCAGACTCTCCGGCGGAGATCGGACTGAACTCCAGAAACGGATACCGTTCCAGCAGTTCCGCGCGATCGGCCGCGGGCAGGCCCGCATCGACCACCAGATAACGACCGATCCGCCATACGTCGTTGCAGCAGTTCAGAAGTGAGTTCAGGGTCACCTCGGTGCCTTTGATGCCTTCGCGTTCCGGCCCTGCGACCAGGCTGAGCACCACCTCGGCGTCGCGGCGGCGGCCCGGCAGGTGCAGCGCCAACTCACCGGGGTAAGAGGCGGCCGCTTCGAAAATCCGCGGCGCACTGTTGTCGCAGTTCTTGGTGATTCGTTGCCGATCTTCGTCGGGAATGGCGGGCTTGGCCAGGATGCGCCGCCAGAACGCGATCGCCTCGGCGTGCTCGCCGATCCATGATGCGCAGACGGCAGCCTCGTCGAGCGCACCCCAGGTGTAGGTATCCGCACCGACAAGCAACGTGTCCTCGGTGGGTAACGGGATCTCGGCGGCATGCTTGGCGAACAGGTAGCCGAGCCGGTAACGCTCGTCTAGACGGTAGCGATAAGCGATGGCGTACAACGGTTCTGCACGGGTCGG
It contains:
- the ilvC gene encoding ketol-acid reductoisomerase encodes the protein MFYDDDADLSIIQGRKVGVIGYGSQGHAHSLSLRDSGVEVKVGLKEGSKSRAKVEEQGLEVDTPAEVAKWADVIMLLAPDTAQAEIFTNDIEPNLKAGDALFFGHGLNIHFGLIKPPADVTVAMVAPKGPGHLVRRQFVDGKGVPALIAVEQDPTGNGQALALSYAKAIGGTRAGVIKTTFKDETETDLFGEQAVLCGGTEELVKTGFDVMVEAGYPPEMAYFEVLHELKLIVDLMYEGGIARMNYSVSDTAEFGGYLSGPRVIDAGTKERMREILRDIQNGDFVKKLVANVEGGNKQLEQLRKENAEHPIEVTGKKLRDLMSWVDRPITETA
- the wrbA gene encoding NAD(P)H:quinone oxidoreductase gives rise to the protein MTKLAIIYYSATGHGTSMAQRVAAAAEAAGAEVRVRHVAETRDPASFAHNPAWTANYEATKDLPAATGEDIEWADAVIFGSPTRFGSVASQLRDFLDGLGGLWAAGKLADKVYAGFTSSNTLHGGQETTLLTLYVTLMHFGGIIVPPGYTDPSKFVDGNPYGASLVSTHDNINEFDSATGDALDHLARRVVQTADRLSA
- a CDS encoding NAD(P)/FAD-dependent oxidoreductase — its product is MDVTVVGSGPNGLAAAVICARAGLKVQVLEAQPTFGGGARSAADVEFPEVLHDICSAVHPLGYASPFFAEFDLSARGVVLAVPEISYANPLPGRPAAIAYRDLERTCAELDDGAAWRRFLGPLVSNSDAVVAFLLGDKRSVPTSLVPVVRLGLRMLTQGTPAWSALRGDDARALFTGVAAHAITPLPSLASAGAGLMLSTLAHSVGWPIPVGGTQRISDALIADLRAHGGELTSGVEVDSPPEGVAIFDTSPTTLLRVYRDTIPGGYAKALQHYRFGSGAAKVDFVLSDEIPWADPRLKQAPTLHLGGTRQEMARAEADIAAGRHAQLPMVLASLPHLADPGRIDADGHRPFWTYAHVPAGSTVDATEAVTAVVERFAPGFRDIVVAVRSVPAARMAEHNANYVGGDIAVGGASVLRATLGPTPRLNPWSTPIPKAYLCSAATPPGAGVHGMGGYYAARTALRREFGIRELPKLSP
- a CDS encoding glycosyltransferase — encoded protein: MSSPVRPAICVNMIVRNEAAIIRQTLDDIARYISAWVIVDTGSDDGTQAVIRDHMARLGIPGELHERPWRDFGHNRSEALTLAQGHGDYIWVLDADDKVMGNLDFGQLGKDLYQLRYGETSDICWRPSLFRNGLPVRYEGVVHEYVMVDSDFSHDRLEGDYYIDSRRLGARNRNPRQKFESDRDLLLAEIERNPDDARSVFYLAQSYFDLGDFENARNWYQRRVDMGGWAEETYYSMYRIAESLWSMGAPWPEVENAYLRAWEFRPTRAEPLYAIAYRYRLDERYRLGYLFAKHAAEIPLPTEDTLLVGADTYTWGALDEAAVCASWIGEHAEAIAFWRRILAKPAIPDEDRQRITKNCDNSAPRIFEAAASYPGELALHLPGRRRDAEVVLSLVAGPEREGIKGTEVTLNSLLNCCNDVWRIGRYLVVDAGLPAADRAELLERYPFLEFSPISAGESAGALLSQIRDQIYGRFWLHLGHGGQFYARERLITRLTSVFEAEENVYQVAVNFTDADRLIGMSAADEMVSRTPGAGRYVLGEQAAYGPAMFDTARLDRVGGFRADDPDPLAELGWRAAAAGLATASLDQVLCITSALNR